One genomic segment of Sminthopsis crassicaudata isolate SCR6 chromosome 4, ASM4859323v1, whole genome shotgun sequence includes these proteins:
- the LOC141540845 gene encoding olfactory receptor 10R2-like, with the protein MKSLSNNEHIIPWEQLSPENFTMVTEFLLVGFSKLQELQLVLFAIFFCLYIIILCGNITIVTVILLENNLHTPMYFFLGVLSVSETCYTFVILPKMLLNLLSVLRTISFVSCAIQMFLFLSFAINNCLLLGVMGFDRYAAICQPLRYPILMNWRNCRLLAATCGVTGSLISMIGTILVFILPFCNSNKINHYFCDISPLIHIACGNTYLNEMIIFICGVLVLVVPLICVCISYVFIVSTILKIPSTEGKKKAFSTCASHLTVVIVHYGCASFVYLRPSSKVSSDKDQLVTVIYTVITPLLNPMVYSLRNKDVQVAIRKVISRGKFSHKILEL; encoded by the exons ATGAAGAGCCTGAGCAACAATGAG CACATCATTCCCTGGGAACAACTTTCTCCAGAGAACTTTAccatggtcactgaattccttttgGTGGGTTTTTCGAAACTCCAAGAACTACAACTTGTGCTCTTCGCTATCTTCTTCTGTCTCTACATAATCATCTTATGTGGAAATATCACCATTGTTACAGTTATCCTCCTTGAGAACAACCTCCACACTCCCATGTATTTCTTTCTAGGTGTACTCTCTGTCTCTGAGACTTGTTATACATTTGTCATTTTGCCCAAGATGCTTCTCAACCTGCTCTCTGTGCTGAGAACCATCTCCTTTGTCAGTTGTGCTATACAAatgttcttatttctttcctttgctaTCAACAACTGCTTATTATTGGGTGTGATGGGTTTTGATCGCTATGCTGCCATTTGCCAACCTTTGCGCTACCCAATCCTCATGAATTGGAGGAACTGCAGACTGCTAGCAGCTACCTGTGGGGTGACTGGTTCCTTGATCTCAATGATTGGCACAATCTTGGTCTTCATTCTCCCCTTTTGTAACTCTAACAAGATCAACCACTATTTCTGTGACATTTCACCTCTTATTCATATTGCTTGTGGTAACACCTATCTCAATGAGATGATTATATTTATCTGTGGTGTCCTAGTACTTGTGGTCCCCTTGATATGTGTCTGTATCTCCTATGTCTTCATTGTCAGTACCATCTTGAAGATTCCATCCactgaagggaagaagaaagcctTCTCTACCTGCGCTTCTCACCTCACAGTAGTTATAGTCCACTATGGCTGTGCATCCTTTGTCTATCTGAGACCCTCATCCAAGGTCTCATCTGACAAAGACCAGTTAGTTACAGTGATTTATACTGTTATCACCCCCTTACTGAATCCCATGGTTTACAGCCTTAGGAACAAGGATGTACAGGTGGCCATCAGGAAAGTTATCAGCAGAGGAAAGTTTTCCCACAAAATTCTAGAACTTTAG
- the LOC141540846 gene encoding olfactory receptor 10X1-like: MRVNQTLLGEFVFVGFSFYPDWQVVLFVFFFFLYIFTLTGNLAIMGLTLLDRALHTPMYLFLSALSFSETCYTLTIVPKMLVDLLTKSRTISVLGCGLQMFFFHGLGGTNCIVLTVMGYDRFLAICNPLRYPVLMTSTICGHLVALSWTSGFFVSLVQTTLIFSDSFCGPNLIKHFLCHMRAVVKLSCLNGAVIEVIVTVISVLGLIGTFLFIILTYVFILSTVLKIPSAEGKRKAFSTCASHLTVVIIHFGFASIVYLKPETTERDDILMAVPYTLITPFLSPLIFTLRNKDMKYALIKVLSNKSGLSKSPWTVTIRGQHRTGNKRFALKPVV; the protein is encoded by the coding sequence ATGAGAGTAAACCAGACGCTCCTGGGAGAATTTGTATTTGTTGGCTTCTCTTTCTACCCAGACTGGCAAGTTGtcctctttgttttcttcttttttctttatattttcaccCTCACTGGCAATCTGGCAATCATGGGTCTCACCTTGTTAGACCGAGCCCTCCATACTCCCATGTACCTATTCCTCAGTGCCCTTTCATTCTCTGAGACTTGCTACACATTAACCATTGTTCCTAAAATGTTGGTTGACCTACTAACCAAAAGTAGGACCATTTCTGTTCTGGGATGTGGactccaaatgtttttttttcatggtcTTGGTGGTACCAACTGCATTGTTCTCACTGTGATGGGCTATGACCGGTTCCTGGCCATCTGTAACCCTCTTCGTTACCCAGTACTCATGACCAGTACAATATGTGGGCATCTTGTTGCCTTATCTTGGACTAGTGGTTTCTTTGTCTCCTTAGTGCAGACCACCTTGATCTTTTCAGACTCATTTTGTGGCCCCAACCTTATAAAACACTTCCTCTGCCACATGAGAGCAGTGGTCAAATTATCTTGTCTGAATGGTGCTGTTATAGAAGTTATTGTCACAGTTATATCAGTATTGGGTTTAATAGGGACATTTCTATTCATTATTCTTACATATGTGTTCATTCTCTCTACTGTGCTCAAGATCCCTTCAGctgaagggaagaggaaggctTTTTCCACTTGTGCATCCCACCTCACTGTGGTCATTATCCATTTTGGCTTTGCCTCCATTGTGTATCTGAAGCCAGAGACTACAGAGAGAGATGACATTCTCATGGCTGTTCCTTATACTCTTATCACACCTTTCCTCAGTCCTCTAATTTTCACCCTGAGAAATAAAGACATGAAGTATGCTCTGATTAAGGTACTGAGTAATAAAAGTGGTTTAAGCAAATCACCTTGGACAGTTACTATTCGTGGTCAACACCGAACAGGGAATAAGAGATTTGCTCTGAAACCTgtagtataa